From the genome of Miscanthus floridulus cultivar M001 chromosome 10, ASM1932011v1, whole genome shotgun sequence, one region includes:
- the LOC136487743 gene encoding laccase-25-like, with amino-acid sequence MKRAMAWPWLLPFGLFFVASVAQAAVVEHTFNVGNLSISQLCQPAMIITAVNGRLPGPTVEAREGDTVVVHLVNESPYNMTIHWHGVFQRGSPWADGPAMVTQCPVKPGANYTYRFNVTDQEGTLWWHAHISFLRATVYGALVIRPRGGAGAYPFSPKPHREETVVLGEWWNANVYDLQQQVFLTGDTTRMPPADAYTINGKPGDLYNCSAANQTYKFRVRSNETYLLRIINAALNTPMFFKVANHTFTVVGADAAYTTPYETDVVVIAPGQTVDALMVAGAAVGRYYMAASPYDSAIPQGPPFSMTNGTAIVEYAGSAGEEEPQLPPRTEYNDTDTAFRFLSNLTALVLPGKPTVPLSVDTRMFVTVGLGNGDCQPKQTLCNTTGTRPRIFSASMNNASFLLPDAVSMLQAHYYGDAASAGVYTRDFPDRPPVIFDYTADASDNDTLKYTTKSTKVRTLRYNETVEMVLQNTRLIGKESHPMHLHGFNFFVLAQGFGNYDEAAAAPRFNLVNPQERNTVAVPTGGWAVIRFVANNPGMWFMHCHFDAHLDLGLAMVFEVQDGPTAETSVPPPPLDLPQC; translated from the exons ATGAAGAGAGCCATGGCCTGGCCTTGGTTACTGCCTTTCGGCCTCTTTTTCGTTGCCTCTGTTGCTCAAGCTGCTGTTGTGGAGCACACCTTCAAT GTCGGGAACCTGTCTATAAGCCAGCTGTGCCAGCCGGCGATGATCATCACGGCGGTGAATGGGCGGCTCCCCGGTCCGACCGTCGAGGCCCGGGAGGGCGACACGGTGGTTGTTCACCTCGTCAACGAGTCGCCCTACAACATGACCATCCACTG GCATGGCGTGTTCCAGCGCGGCTCGCCGTGGGCGGACGGGCCGGCGATGGTGACGCAGTGCCCCGTCAAGCCGGGCGCCAACTACACGTATCGCTTCAACGTGACGGACCAGGAGGGCACGCTGTGGTGGCACGCCCACATCTCCTTCCTCCGCGCCACCGTCTACGGCGCGCTCGTCATCCGCccccgcggcggcgccggcgcctacCCCTTCTCCCCCAAGCCCCACAGGGAGGAGACCGTCGTCCTCGGCGAGTGGTGGAACGCCAACGTCTACGATCTGCAGCAGCAGGTGTTCCTCACGGGGGACACGACGAGGATGCCGCCTGCCGACGCCTACACCATCAACGGCAAGCCGGGAGACTTGTACAACTGCTCCGCCGCTAACC AGACTTACAAGTTCCGGGTGCGGAGCAACGAGACGTACCTACTCCGGATCATCAACGCCGCGCTCAACACGCCCATGTTCTTCAAGGTGGCGAACCACACCTTCACCGTCGTCGGCGCGGACGCCGCCTACACCACGCCGTACGAGACCGACGTGGTGGTGATCGCGCCCGGGCAGACCGTGGACGCGCTCATGGTCGCGGGCGCCGCCGTCGGGCGCTACTACATGGCGGCATCCCCTTACGACAGCGCCATCCCGCAGGGGCCGCCATTCAGCATGACCAACGGCACGGCCATCGTCGAGTACGCTGGCTCGGCTGGGGAGGAGGAGCCGCAGCTGCCGCCGCGGACGGAGTACAACGACACGGACACGGCCTTCCGGTTCCTCTCCAACCTGACGGCGCTGGTGCTCCCCGGCAAACCGACGGTGCCGCTGTCCGTGGACACCCGCATGTTCGTCACCGTCGGGCTCGGCAACGGCGACTGCCAGCCAAAGCAGACGCTGTGCAACACTACGGGGACGCGTCCCCGCATCTTCTCGGCGAGCATGAACAACGCGTCATTCCTTCTCCCCGACGCCGTCTCCATGCTCCAGGCGCACTACTACGGGGACGCCGCGTCGGCCGGCGTCTACACCCGCGACTTCCCCGACCGGCCGCCGGTCATCTTCGACTACACCGCGGACGCCAGCGACAACGACACGCTCAAGTACACGACCAAGTCCACCAAGGTGAGGACGCTGCGGTACAACGAGACGGTGGAGATGGTGCTGCAGAACACGCGGCTGATTGGCAAGGAGAGCCACCCCATGCACCTCCACGGCTTCAACTTCTTCGTGCTCGCCCAGGGCTTCGGCAACTACGACGAGGCCGCGGCGGCGCCGCGGTTCAACCTCGTCAACCCGCAGGAGCGCAACACCGTCGCCGTCCCCACCGGCGGCTGGGCCGTCATCCGCTTCGTCGCAAACAACCCTG GGATGTGGTTCATGCACTGCCACTTCGACGCCCACCTTGATCTGGGGCTGGCAATGGTGTTCGAGGTTCAGGACGGGCCGACGGCGGAGACAtcggtgccgccgccgccattggACCTACCTCAGTGCTAA